A stretch of the Jeotgalibacillus haloalkalitolerans genome encodes the following:
- a CDS encoding low molecular weight protein arginine phosphatase gives MRILFICTGNTCRSPMAEAILNHRGEPHMEVRSAGLFAMEGGMASHNAQQVLEENGLAHDHRSHSVTQADVHWADYVFAMTSSHKAMLMEQFPFAADRIFTLKEFSSERGLDVSDPYGGSVEVYRSTFNELNRLMDSMLKNLNKQEQGGF, from the coding sequence ATGAGGATTTTGTTTATTTGTACAGGGAATACTTGCCGCAGTCCGATGGCTGAAGCAATTTTAAATCATAGAGGTGAGCCGCATATGGAGGTGCGTTCTGCCGGTCTTTTTGCGATGGAAGGCGGGATGGCATCACATAATGCGCAGCAGGTGCTTGAGGAAAATGGTCTGGCGCATGATCACCGCTCGCATTCTGTTACGCAGGCTGATGTGCACTGGGCGGATTATGTGTTCGCTATGACGAGTTCGCATAAAGCAATGCTGATGGAGCAGTTTCCGTTTGCAGCTGACCGTATTTTTACACTGAAGGAATTTTCCTCAGAGCGCGGGCTGGATGTGTCGGATCCGTATGGCGGTTCGGTTGAAGTATACCGCTCCACTTTTAACGAGTTAAACAGATTAATGGATAGCATGCTGAAAAACCTTAATAAACAGGAACAGGGAGGATTTTAA
- a CDS encoding LacI family DNA-binding transcriptional regulator, with product MATLKDIASKANVSLATVSRVLNKDESLSVAHETKQRILLIAEELNYQPGKRKVVKKKTVLRMGLVYWYSKEQEMEDPYYLSVRLGVERTCSERGIEIVKYYKNDLQFRSAGEEKLDGMIAIGKFSLSDISLFKKLTDKLVLVDFTPTSSVDSIVVDFRSAMIDVLKHLIDLGHERIGYIGGHEYVQDNEMVKDERETTFFEYLSLYHTFHPEYIWTGKFTAADGYTLMKEALKLDNGPTAFIMGSDSMAIGAMRALHEKGVRVPEQVSVVGFNDIEMSRYLQPSLTTIQVHTEYMGEAAVDLLLDQLTSKRKIAKKVVLPTTLLVRESSGPLK from the coding sequence ATGGCAACTTTAAAAGATATAGCGTCCAAGGCAAATGTCTCGCTTGCAACGGTGTCCCGGGTGCTGAATAAGGATGAAAGTCTCTCTGTTGCGCATGAAACAAAGCAGCGGATTCTGCTGATTGCTGAGGAGCTGAACTATCAGCCTGGTAAAAGAAAGGTTGTTAAAAAGAAAACCGTCCTCAGAATGGGTCTGGTGTATTGGTATTCAAAAGAACAGGAAATGGAAGATCCATATTATCTTTCAGTCCGTCTGGGAGTAGAGCGGACCTGTTCTGAACGTGGAATTGAAATCGTTAAATACTATAAAAATGACCTACAATTCAGATCAGCCGGAGAAGAAAAGCTGGATGGCATGATTGCGATAGGTAAGTTCAGCTTGTCTGATATTTCTTTATTCAAAAAACTGACTGATAAACTGGTACTTGTCGATTTCACACCAACATCAAGTGTTGATTCCATCGTAGTCGACTTCCGCTCCGCCATGATCGATGTCCTCAAACACCTGATCGACCTTGGTCACGAGCGCATCGGCTACATCGGCGGACACGAATACGTACAGGATAATGAAATGGTCAAGGACGAGCGGGAAACAACATTTTTCGAATACCTGTCTCTCTATCACACCTTTCATCCTGAATACATCTGGACCGGGAAGTTCACAGCTGCAGATGGCTACACGCTGATGAAAGAAGCGCTGAAGCTCGACAATGGACCAACCGCATTCATTATGGGAAGTGACTCAATGGCAATCGGAGCCATGCGTGCCCTCCATGAAAAAGGGGTCCGCGTACCGGAACAGGTATCCGTCGTCGGCTTCAACGACATCGAAATGTCACGCTACCTGCAGCCGTCACTCACAACCATACAGGTCCACACCGAATACATGGGTGAAGCAGCCGTCGACCTCCTGCTCGATCAGCTCACATCCAAACGTAAAATCGCCAAAAAAGTCGTCCTGCCAACCACCCTGCTGGTGCGCGAAAGCAGCGGACCACTGAAATAG
- a CDS encoding glycoside hydrolase family 2 protein: MRSEYPRPQFVRPAWLNLNGEWDFAFDDQHKGLKEKWYQGSNAFDRKIQVPFVFQTELSGIQDKTFHDVVWYQRKVEIPAEWSGKKLMLHFGAVDYQAKVYVNEELAGEHTGGHTSFSFDITHLAGEEAVITVRAYDPSKDETIPRGKQFWKEEIESIWYTNTTGIWQPVWLEAVSEASLNHVRLTPDLDKGDVEAEFEFTSAATGKWADVSISFKGKSIVQERFLINETYVKRTFNVFGQHIFHTGFHHEGMTWSPENPQLFDMTVKVVDEAAVHDQVDTYFGMRKVHTEDGMVYLNNKPYYQRLVLDQGYWRKGLLTAPDDNDFKRDIELAKELGFNGCRKHQKVEDPRFLYWADQLGFLVWGECAASAYYSEKAASRLVEEWSEIIERDYNHPSIVAWVPLNESWGVQMIRSNQKQQHHSQALYHHVHSLDQTRLVVGNDGWEQTVTDICAIHNYNHGSDDEKAKSAHFKEELSTKENLLASQPAKRKVYANGFSHQGEPILLTEFGGIAFMTGEDNGWGYTSVKDEKAYVADYKRIMDAVYSSEALHGYCYTQLTDVEQEINGILTYDREAKCKIEDIREINLQWHNEIKSKLSGKE; the protein is encoded by the coding sequence ATGAGATCAGAATACCCTCGTCCGCAATTTGTAAGACCGGCTTGGCTTAACTTAAATGGAGAATGGGATTTCGCTTTTGATGATCAGCATAAAGGACTGAAGGAAAAATGGTATCAGGGCAGTAATGCTTTTGATCGTAAAATACAGGTCCCTTTTGTATTTCAGACTGAATTAAGCGGTATTCAGGATAAAACCTTCCATGATGTTGTGTGGTATCAGCGTAAAGTGGAGATTCCTGCTGAGTGGAGCGGTAAAAAGCTGATGCTTCACTTTGGAGCTGTCGACTACCAGGCGAAAGTCTATGTAAATGAAGAGCTTGCAGGAGAACATACTGGCGGACATACTTCTTTTTCATTTGATATTACACATTTAGCAGGTGAAGAGGCAGTCATCACGGTTCGTGCTTATGATCCATCAAAAGATGAAACCATTCCTAGAGGAAAGCAATTCTGGAAAGAAGAAATTGAGTCAATCTGGTATACCAATACAACAGGAATCTGGCAGCCTGTGTGGCTGGAGGCTGTATCTGAAGCTTCGTTGAATCACGTCCGTCTTACACCGGATCTGGATAAAGGTGATGTTGAAGCAGAATTTGAGTTTACATCAGCAGCCACCGGTAAATGGGCTGATGTTTCCATTTCTTTTAAAGGAAAATCAATCGTTCAGGAGAGGTTTTTAATCAATGAAACCTACGTAAAACGAACGTTTAATGTGTTCGGTCAGCATATTTTCCATACAGGCTTTCATCATGAAGGAATGACATGGTCACCTGAGAATCCTCAGTTATTTGATATGACAGTGAAGGTTGTGGATGAAGCAGCTGTGCATGATCAGGTTGACACTTACTTTGGTATGAGAAAGGTTCATACAGAGGATGGGATGGTTTATTTAAATAACAAACCATATTATCAGCGTCTTGTGCTTGATCAGGGTTACTGGAGAAAAGGTCTTTTAACAGCTCCAGATGACAATGATTTCAAGCGGGACATTGAACTCGCAAAAGAACTTGGCTTTAATGGCTGCAGAAAGCACCAGAAGGTTGAAGATCCAAGATTTTTATACTGGGCTGACCAGCTTGGCTTCCTTGTATGGGGAGAATGCGCAGCGTCTGCTTATTATTCTGAAAAAGCTGCCTCACGTCTGGTGGAGGAATGGTCAGAAATCATTGAACGGGACTACAATCACCCGTCGATTGTTGCTTGGGTTCCTCTTAACGAAAGTTGGGGCGTGCAGATGATCAGATCTAATCAAAAACAGCAGCATCATTCCCAGGCACTTTATCACCATGTACACTCTCTTGACCAGACCCGCCTGGTTGTCGGTAATGACGGGTGGGAACAGACAGTAACTGATATTTGTGCAATTCACAATTACAACCACGGCAGTGATGATGAAAAAGCAAAAAGCGCTCATTTCAAAGAAGAGCTCAGCACAAAAGAAAATCTGTTGGCATCACAGCCTGCTAAGCGCAAAGTATACGCTAACGGGTTCAGCCACCAGGGAGAGCCGATCCTGTTAACTGAGTTTGGTGGAATCGCCTTTATGACTGGAGAGGATAACGGCTGGGGTTACACTTCTGTAAAGGACGAAAAAGCATATGTAGCAGATTATAAGCGGATCATGGATGCAGTCTACAGCTCAGAAGCGCTTCATGGCTACTGCTATACGCAGCTGACAGATGTTGAGCAGGAGATAAACGGTATCTTGACGTATGACCGTGAGGCGAAGTGTAAGATAGAAGATATTCGTGAGATTAACCTTCAATGGCATAACGAAATTAAGTCAAAATTGTCCGGTAAGGAGTGA
- the galT gene encoding UDP-glucose--hexose-1-phosphate uridylyltransferase — protein MISLQIERLLQFAVQKKMIETADIDYARNRILSLLKLDAPEETAVPEEQLETPVPVLNEIISWAEDYLDVTGITEKDQVDAAIMNCLMPRPSELNQTFFSLYQEDPEKATDFFYGLSQHANYIRTDRIAKNESWISETPFGELEITINLSKPEKDPAAIAAEKKAKSVSYPSCLLCKENVGYDGRANHPARQNHRIVPVTLEQEQWFFQYSPYVYYNEHAIVLSEAHKPMKVSKESFDRLLGFTEQFPHYFVGSNADLPIVGGSILSHDHFQAGHYEFPMATAPVTETFTFKGYENVEAGIVKWPMSVLRLRSEDRYELSALAGKVLDLWKRYEDPLVDILAFTDGVPHNTITPIARVREGKFEIDLVLRNNRTSDEHPGGIFHPHEELHHIKKENIGLIEVMGLAVLPGRLKEELQLTADYLANNDLNGLHQDDRTAKHAEWAQQILEKRSLSPENAINVLREETGKVFEQVLSHAGVFKQNEQGQAAFKKFLDSIND, from the coding sequence ATGATTTCTTTACAAATTGAACGTCTGCTGCAGTTTGCTGTGCAAAAAAAGATGATTGAAACGGCAGACATAGACTATGCAAGGAACAGAATCCTTTCACTGCTGAAGCTTGATGCACCGGAAGAAACAGCCGTACCGGAAGAGCAGCTTGAAACACCGGTGCCTGTTCTGAATGAAATCATCAGCTGGGCTGAAGATTACCTTGATGTGACCGGCATCACTGAAAAAGATCAGGTGGATGCTGCGATCATGAACTGCCTGATGCCGAGACCTTCTGAGCTGAATCAGACATTCTTTTCTCTTTATCAGGAAGATCCTGAAAAGGCGACTGATTTCTTTTACGGATTATCACAGCATGCTAACTATATCCGAACAGACCGCATTGCAAAGAATGAAAGCTGGATCTCAGAAACGCCTTTTGGTGAGCTTGAAATTACAATCAATCTCTCAAAGCCTGAAAAAGATCCGGCAGCCATCGCAGCTGAAAAGAAAGCAAAAAGCGTGAGTTATCCATCCTGCCTGCTGTGTAAAGAAAATGTCGGATATGACGGCAGAGCAAACCACCCGGCACGGCAAAACCACCGGATTGTACCGGTAACGCTTGAGCAGGAACAATGGTTTTTCCAGTACTCGCCGTATGTGTACTATAACGAGCACGCGATTGTACTGAGTGAAGCACACAAGCCGATGAAGGTATCAAAGGAAAGCTTTGATAGGCTGTTGGGGTTTACAGAACAATTTCCGCATTACTTCGTCGGATCAAACGCAGACCTGCCAATCGTCGGAGGGTCCATCTTGAGCCATGACCATTTTCAGGCCGGGCATTACGAATTCCCAATGGCAACAGCCCCAGTAACAGAGACTTTTACGTTTAAAGGATATGAAAACGTGGAAGCGGGAATTGTGAAATGGCCGATGTCTGTCCTGAGACTGAGAAGCGAAGACCGCTACGAACTCTCAGCCCTTGCCGGTAAAGTGCTGGACCTCTGGAAACGCTATGAAGATCCACTTGTTGATATTTTAGCGTTCACTGATGGTGTGCCGCATAACACAATCACACCAATCGCAAGGGTACGCGAAGGGAAATTTGAAATTGACCTCGTCCTGCGCAATAACCGGACAAGTGACGAGCATCCAGGCGGAATCTTCCATCCGCATGAAGAGCTGCATCATATTAAAAAAGAAAATATCGGCCTTATTGAAGTCATGGGGCTTGCAGTGCTTCCAGGCCGTTTAAAAGAGGAGCTTCAACTGACAGCTGACTATCTTGCAAACAATGACCTTAACGGATTGCATCAGGATGATCGTACAGCCAAACATGCAGAATGGGCACAGCAGATACTTGAAAAACGCTCACTTTCACCTGAGAATGCGATTAACGTCCTCAGAGAAGAAACAGGCAAAGTATTTGAACAAGTCCTCTCGCATGCCGGCGTATTTAAGCAGAACGAACAGGGCCAGGCAGCGTTTAAAAAGTTTCTTGATTCGATAAATGACTAA
- a CDS encoding aldose epimerase family protein, protein MISRKEIATHNGHPIFRYTIENNNGVRLSALNYGCIITEWTAPDQDGRLENIVLGYEDFSRYLTDSPYFGAIVGRFAGRIENASFALDNETFSLAKNDGENSLHGGDEGFDKKVWAVTEQDQTLVFNLTSPHLEEGFPGELTIQVSYTLTDENELRIKYNATTDRKTVINMTNHTYFNLTGTLQPVLNHELKIPADTYLPLKETLIPTGELRNVENTPFDFRESKRLADALDLQDEQIKIGGNGYDHPFVLNEGIIQLSEPVSRRRLTIHTDQPAVVFYAGNQLGKEGAMRGEKIQAHSGLCLETQGLPNAMNEPSFPSCELSPGETYSSETIYRLTTY, encoded by the coding sequence ATGATATCACGAAAAGAAATTGCCACACATAACGGACACCCGATTTTCAGGTATACGATTGAAAATAATAATGGTGTACGGCTGTCAGCGTTGAATTACGGGTGTATCATCACTGAATGGACAGCGCCTGATCAGGATGGCCGCCTGGAGAACATCGTACTGGGCTATGAGGATTTCTCCAGGTACCTGACAGACTCACCTTACTTTGGTGCGATCGTTGGCCGTTTTGCCGGCAGAATCGAAAATGCTTCTTTTGCATTAGATAATGAAACCTTCAGCCTTGCAAAAAATGATGGTGAAAACTCTTTGCATGGGGGAGATGAAGGCTTCGATAAAAAGGTCTGGGCAGTTACAGAGCAGGATCAGACCTTAGTCTTCAACCTGACAAGCCCTCATTTAGAGGAAGGGTTTCCCGGAGAATTAACGATTCAGGTGAGCTACACATTGACCGATGAAAATGAGCTCCGGATTAAATACAACGCGACAACAGATAGAAAAACAGTGATCAACATGACAAACCATACTTACTTCAATCTGACAGGGACATTACAACCGGTGCTGAATCATGAGCTTAAGATTCCCGCGGATACTTATCTGCCGTTAAAGGAGACACTGATTCCAACAGGGGAACTAAGAAACGTTGAGAACACTCCTTTTGATTTCCGTGAATCAAAGAGGCTTGCAGATGCGCTGGACCTTCAGGATGAACAGATCAAAATTGGTGGAAACGGCTATGATCATCCTTTTGTATTAAATGAAGGAATCATTCAGCTGAGTGAGCCTGTAAGCAGAAGGCGTTTGACGATTCACACGGATCAGCCGGCTGTCGTATTCTATGCAGGAAATCAGCTTGGCAAGGAAGGTGCCATGCGCGGTGAAAAAATACAGGCGCACTCAGGATTGTGTCTGGAAACACAGGGCTTGCCAAATGCAATGAACGAACCATCATTTCCATCGTGTGAACTGTCACCTGGTGAAACGTACAGCTCAGAAACTATTTATCGGCTAACTACATATTAG
- a CDS encoding TIGR01440 family protein, producing MNQELLSILQEYQEQALLKEGQLFVIGCSTSEVIGRKIGTSGTDEVAESLFKAFERFAADTGVHLVFQGCEHINRALIVERETAERYSLDEVTVVPVRKAGGAMASYAYRHMKNPVAVERIQAHGGIDIGDTLIGMHLKPVAVPVRVTAKSLGEAHITLARTRPKLVGGARAVYELE from the coding sequence ATGAACCAGGAATTGCTGTCGATTCTTCAGGAATATCAGGAACAGGCTTTGTTAAAAGAGGGGCAGTTGTTTGTCATCGGCTGTTCAACGTCAGAAGTCATCGGTCGTAAAATCGGCACATCCGGAACAGATGAGGTTGCTGAATCGCTTTTTAAAGCATTTGAAAGATTTGCCGCAGATACCGGTGTGCATCTTGTATTTCAGGGATGTGAACACATTAATCGTGCGCTGATCGTGGAGCGGGAAACAGCAGAACGTTACAGCCTTGATGAAGTAACCGTCGTTCCTGTTCGAAAAGCAGGCGGTGCAATGGCTTCATATGCATATCGTCATATGAAGAATCCGGTTGCAGTGGAGCGCATTCAGGCACACGGGGGCATCGATATTGGCGATACGCTGATCGGCATGCACCTGAAGCCGGTCGCCGTACCGGTCCGTGTTACTGCAAAATCACTAGGTGAAGCCCATATTACACTTGCGCGTACCAGACCAAAACTCGTTGGCGGTGCACGTGCTGTGTACGAACTTGAATAG
- a CDS encoding galactokinase — protein MNVYDLKQSFISIFNEAPERLFFAPGRINLIGEHTDYNGGKVFPLAITYGTYAYVRERNDKKVRLASTNFPQTGIITASLDQLEKNLETEWVNYPLGVIYFLKESGYKVERGFDVLFEGNIPNGAGLSSSASIEMAAGVMAKGLAGLSISQIELIKLCQRVENEYIGVNSGIMDQFAIGMGRQGQALWLDCDTLDFEYAPIELEHEKIVIMNTNKRRELASSKYNERRAECEKALKIIQKHTSVESLGELSVTQLSDVETWLNDSLLYKRVKHVVTENERTKLAFVSLKAGDLEQVGQLMNASHQSLKEDYEVTGEELDTLAEFAQVQPGVIGSRMTGAGFGGCAIAIVKTDAVDEFIKQTRRHYQDRIGYGPDFYVASVGDGAKEIAIEGVEQTG, from the coding sequence ATGAATGTATATGACTTAAAGCAGTCTTTTATCTCTATATTTAATGAAGCACCTGAACGGTTGTTTTTCGCGCCGGGTAGAATTAATCTGATCGGGGAACACACAGACTATAATGGAGGAAAAGTATTTCCGCTGGCAATTACATATGGAACGTATGCCTATGTAAGAGAGCGGAATGACAAGAAAGTCAGATTGGCATCAACAAACTTTCCTCAAACAGGAATCATAACAGCTTCTCTCGACCAGCTTGAAAAGAACCTTGAGACTGAGTGGGTTAACTATCCGCTTGGAGTTATATACTTTTTAAAAGAAAGCGGTTACAAAGTCGAGCGCGGGTTTGATGTGTTATTTGAAGGTAATATTCCAAATGGTGCCGGACTGTCATCCTCTGCTTCTATTGAAATGGCAGCGGGCGTGATGGCAAAGGGATTGGCCGGACTATCTATCTCACAGATTGAGCTGATCAAATTATGCCAGCGTGTGGAAAATGAATATATCGGTGTGAACAGCGGGATTATGGATCAGTTCGCGATCGGTATGGGCAGACAGGGTCAGGCGCTGTGGCTTGACTGTGATACGCTGGATTTTGAATACGCACCGATTGAACTTGAACATGAAAAAATTGTGATTATGAACACAAATAAAAGAAGAGAACTAGCATCCTCTAAATATAATGAGCGCCGCGCTGAATGTGAGAAGGCTTTAAAGATCATCCAAAAGCATACATCAGTTGAGAGTCTTGGAGAGCTTTCAGTTACGCAGCTATCGGATGTGGAGACATGGCTGAATGATTCCCTTCTATATAAAAGAGTAAAACATGTTGTGACAGAAAATGAGCGCACCAAACTGGCATTTGTTTCACTAAAGGCAGGCGACCTTGAGCAGGTTGGGCAGCTGATGAATGCTTCACACCAGTCTCTGAAGGAAGATTATGAAGTGACTGGAGAGGAGCTGGATACACTGGCGGAATTTGCACAGGTGCAGCCTGGTGTCATTGGATCCAGAATGACAGGAGCAGGATTTGGAGGATGTGCGATTGCCATCGTCAAAACAGACGCGGTAGATGAATTCATTAAGCAAACGAGAAGACACTATCAGGACCGGATCGGCTATGGACCGGACTTTTATGTTGCTTCAGTTGGAGACGGTGCCAAAGAGATTGCGATTGAAGGAGTTGAGCAGACGGGATGA
- the galE gene encoding UDP-glucose 4-epimerase GalE, with translation MAVLVTGGAGYIGSHAVLALKRKGFETVIVDNLQTGHGGAVSSDDHFYKGSLHDGAFLDQVFTNHDIDAVIHFAASSLVGESVQNPLKYYENNVGGAISLLQAMKRHGVKKLVFSSTAATYGEPETDLLTEEDTVSPTNPYGETKLAVEKMLKWASEAYGIHSISLRYFNVAGADPEGLRGEDHDPETHLIPIILQVALGQRDHISIFGTDYATPDGTCIRDYIHVSDLVDAHLLALEKLTTDPETTVFNLGNGQGFSVKEVIDTARKVTGHDIPAIEEARRAGDPAKLVASAEKARKVLGWSPVYTNLYDIIESAWKWHETNPQGYDQEARKGD, from the coding sequence ATGGCAGTACTTGTCACAGGTGGAGCAGGATACATTGGAAGTCACGCAGTATTGGCGCTGAAAAGAAAAGGGTTTGAAACAGTCATCGTAGATAATCTGCAGACCGGTCACGGCGGTGCAGTCAGCAGTGATGACCATTTTTACAAAGGATCCCTGCATGACGGGGCCTTTCTTGATCAGGTATTTACGAACCATGATATAGATGCAGTCATTCATTTTGCTGCAAGCTCACTGGTCGGTGAGAGCGTTCAAAATCCTTTAAAATACTATGAGAACAATGTGGGCGGTGCGATTTCACTGCTGCAGGCAATGAAGCGTCACGGCGTGAAAAAGCTCGTCTTTTCTTCAACGGCAGCGACTTACGGTGAGCCTGAAACAGATCTGCTCACAGAAGAAGACACGGTATCTCCGACAAATCCTTACGGGGAAACAAAGCTTGCTGTTGAAAAAATGCTGAAATGGGCAAGTGAAGCATACGGAATTCACTCCATTTCGCTTAGGTATTTCAATGTTGCCGGCGCAGATCCGGAAGGCCTCCGTGGGGAAGATCATGATCCTGAAACACACCTGATTCCAATTATTCTTCAGGTCGCACTCGGTCAGCGTGATCACATCAGCATTTTCGGAACAGACTATGCAACGCCGGATGGCACGTGCATCCGTGACTACATTCATGTAAGTGATCTTGTAGACGCGCATCTGCTTGCGCTTGAAAAACTGACGACAGATCCTGAAACAACCGTATTTAACCTTGGAAATGGCCAGGGCTTCAGTGTCAAAGAAGTTATTGATACTGCACGTAAAGTAACAGGGCATGACATCCCGGCAATAGAAGAAGCACGCCGGGCAGGCGATCCTGCAAAACTGGTCGCTTCTGCTGAAAAAGCAAGAAAAGTACTTGGATGGAGCCCGGTTTACACCAACCTTTACGATATCATCGAAAGCGCCTGGAAATGGCACGAAACTAATCCTCAAGGGTATGACCAGGAAGCCCGGAAAGGAGACTGA
- a CDS encoding ABC transporter substrate-binding protein has product MKKSLLTVASGLAVASVLAACSGDDTSSSSEGSSGTQEITFWAPFSGADGPNMEQIVNEFNDSQDEVQVDFQIVPQSEYYTTLDLSLSGQQEGADVMIMHGDQIMTYANQNIIKNLDDIVGDQIDKENYHPTAWEGAEVDGSIYGVPLDIHPLMFYYNKDLFEAAGLDPEAPPTNREEFLEAAKATTNADEGQYGFAVPTLWPQQFIFPSIVYQNGGELITDDGEVQYDSPEAVEALEFLHSLIYDHEVSPADIQQDGELTLFLQGKSAMHMNGPWMMNQFEESGLNYGVAPVPQLGTEQQAVFANSHNFVIPETVQDEAKIDAITTFLNYVDENGMAWAESGQAPASKAVYESDEFNEMKQQPEVAKQFEYVQFSPNVENWGPVSDPLFSAVNEVLLNQREAQEALEQAAQDAQASLQ; this is encoded by the coding sequence ATGAAAAAGTCTTTACTTACAGTTGCATCAGGTTTAGCAGTGGCGTCTGTACTGGCAGCTTGTTCAGGAGATGATACGTCGAGCAGCAGTGAAGGTAGCAGCGGAACACAGGAAATTACTTTCTGGGCACCATTCTCAGGCGCAGACGGCCCGAATATGGAGCAGATTGTAAACGAATTCAATGATTCACAGGATGAAGTACAGGTAGATTTCCAAATCGTCCCGCAGTCAGAGTATTATACGACACTTGACCTATCGCTTAGTGGTCAGCAGGAAGGCGCAGATGTAATGATCATGCACGGAGATCAGATTATGACATATGCCAACCAGAACATTATCAAGAACCTTGATGATATTGTAGGGGATCAAATAGATAAAGAGAATTATCACCCTACTGCATGGGAAGGCGCAGAAGTAGATGGATCAATCTACGGCGTTCCATTAGATATCCACCCGCTTATGTTCTATTACAATAAAGATCTATTTGAAGCAGCAGGACTTGACCCTGAGGCTCCACCAACGAATCGTGAAGAATTCCTTGAGGCAGCAAAAGCAACAACAAATGCAGATGAAGGTCAATATGGATTTGCAGTGCCGACACTATGGCCTCAGCAGTTCATCTTCCCGTCAATTGTCTATCAAAACGGCGGTGAGCTGATCACAGATGATGGCGAAGTGCAATATGATTCTCCAGAAGCAGTTGAAGCACTAGAATTCCTTCACTCTCTGATCTATGACCACGAAGTATCACCTGCAGACATCCAGCAGGACGGCGAACTGACATTATTCCTTCAGGGTAAATCAGCTATGCATATGAACGGTCCATGGATGATGAATCAGTTTGAAGAGTCAGGTCTGAACTATGGTGTAGCACCAGTGCCACAGCTTGGAACTGAACAGCAGGCAGTGTTTGCTAACTCTCACAACTTTGTTATTCCTGAAACGGTTCAGGACGAAGCTAAAATTGACGCAATCACAACTTTCCTTAACTATGTAGACGAAAATGGCATGGCATGGGCTGAGTCTGGACAGGCTCCTGCATCTAAAGCAGTATACGAAAGTGATGAGTTCAACGAAATGAAGCAGCAGCCTGAAGTGGCGAAGCAATTTGAATACGTACAGTTCTCTCCAAATGTTGAAAACTGGGGACCTGTATCTGATCCGTTATTCAGCGCTGTTAATGAAGTACTTCTGAATCAGAGAGAAGCACAGGAAGCACTTGAGCAGGCAGCTCAAGATGCACAGGCAAGTCTGCAATAA
- the rpiB gene encoding ribose 5-phosphate isomerase B, whose translation MKVALASDHGGTNLRKEIADLLKEMNIEFEDFGCDCEGSVDYPDYALPVAEKVAAGEFDRGILICGTGIGMSIAANKVKGIRCALVHDTFSAKATRGHNDSNMLAMGERVIGPGLAREIASIWLQGEFEGGRHENRINKMSEYEAK comes from the coding sequence ATGAAAGTCGCATTAGCATCTGATCATGGTGGTACGAATCTGCGTAAGGAAATTGCAGATCTTTTAAAGGAAATGAATATTGAATTTGAAGATTTCGGCTGTGACTGTGAGGGATCAGTTGATTATCCTGATTACGCATTGCCGGTTGCTGAAAAAGTGGCAGCTGGTGAATTTGACCGCGGAATTCTGATCTGCGGTACTGGTATTGGCATGAGTATTGCAGCGAATAAAGTAAAAGGCATCCGCTGTGCACTTGTACACGATACGTTCAGCGCGAAAGCAACGCGTGGTCATAACGATTCGAATATGCTTGCGATGGGCGAGCGTGTCATTGGTCCGGGGCTTGCGCGTGAAATTGCATCGATCTGGCTTCAGGGAGAATTTGAAGGCGGACGCCATGAGAATCGTATTAACAAAATGAGTGAGTATGAAGCGAAGTAA